A window of the Brassica napus cultivar Da-Ae chromosome C5, Da-Ae, whole genome shotgun sequence genome harbors these coding sequences:
- the LOC125587175 gene encoding uncharacterized protein LOC125587175 has protein sequence MPYRTTRLLQSLLYEGVSTVPLNALPDFSPVHIGLSPTTRGAGDIKVNSYFKTKRELMLRMKKWALEWKFEYKTVSSNKSRVLLSCVDENCTWRMRAIKLPLSDFFVVKKYVHEHTCDTTHRKANHRQASAKLLGSLICSNYGEKKEGLKPKQIIEQVRMLHGVHINYKQAWRVREEAQILVRGTPEDSYYNLSRWLYKITETNPGSLTYQHVDAAGKFKYAFVAFGPSIRGFSLMRRVIAVDGTFLKGKFNGTLLAACAQDGNYHLYPLAFAVVDAENGASWKWFFRGLSQKIPDASDLVFVSDRANSISSALEDVYPLSHHGICRIHLLRNITPTYAKTGLLPLVESAADAYTCHEFWLIFKDIKDKCPELAKYLEDSDFRKWARSYAPANRYNIMTTNIAESLNSMLRMPRELPIISLLETIRLTMTTWFFERREAAAKHKHLVTPKVVQKLVSRLGAAMLLNVYQVDRSEFEVKNETMKFVVDLEKRHCTCNVFDIDKIPCIHAIAAAKHIKRDENLFVDASHLTETWAKAYAESIHPGGELSTSTYPENIDELSCPPPATKKKSGRPPTKRKRSVGEFGVPGSKSQSHKCSRCGTGGHNKSTCERPIG, from the coding sequence atgccttacagaactactCGACTTTTGCAGAGTCTTCTATATGAAGGTGTTTCTACAGTTCCTCTGAATGCTCTTCCGGATTTTAGCCCTGTCCATATTGGACTTTCACCAACCACGAGAGGAGCTGGCGATATTAAGGTGAATAGCTATTTTAAGACAAAGAGAGAGTtgatgttgaggatgaagaaatgggcTTTAGAGTGGAAGTTTGAGTACAAGACTGTCTCTTCTAACAAGTCAAGAGTGCTTTTGAGTTGTGTTGATGAAAATTGCACGTGGAGGATGCGTGCTATCAAGCTacctctttcagattttttcgttGTTAAAAAGTATGTTCATGAGCATACATGCGATACAACACACAGGAAAGCCAACCACAGACAAGCATCTGCAAAGTTGTTGGGTTCTTTGATTTGCAGCAATTATGGAGAAAAAAAGGAAGGTCTCAAACCGAAACAGATCATTGAACAGGTCAGGATGCTGCATGGTGTTCACATCAATTACAAACAAGCTTGGAGAGTGAGAGAAGAAGCTCAGATTTTGGTTAGAGGGACTCCTGAAGACAGCTATTACAATTTGTCTAGGTGGTTGTATAAAATCACAGAAACAAACCCTGGTTCCTTGACTTATCAACATGTGGATGCTGCAGGAAAGTTCAAGTATGCATTTGTGGCTTTTGGTCCTTCGATAAGGGGATTCTCATTGATGAGGAGAGTTATTGCAGTAGATGGTACATTTCTGAAGGGAAAATTCAATGGGACTTTATTGGCAGCTTGTGCTCAAGATGGGAATTATCATCTATATCCTCTCGCCTTTGCAGTGGTTGACGCAGAAAATGGCGCCTCTTGGAAATGGTTCTTTAGAGGTTTGAGCCAGAAGATCCCGGACGCTTCGGATCTTGTTTTTGTATCAGACAGGGCTAACTCCATTTCTTCAGCGTTGGAGGATGTATATCCCTTATCTCACCATGGAATTTGCAGGATCCATCTGCTCCGCAACATCACTCCTACATATGCGAAGACTGGGTTGCTACCTCTGGTGGAAAGCGCTGCTGATGCCTATACGTGTCACGAGTTCTGGTTAATCTTCAAGGACATAAAGGATAAATGTCCTGAATTGGCTAAGTATCTGGAAGATTCTGATTTTAGGAAGTGGGCACGAAGCTATGCGCCTGCGAACAGGTATAATATCATGACTACCAACATTGCAGAGTCTCTCAATTCTATGTTGAGGATGCCTCGTGAGTTGCCCATTATCTCTCTCCTTGAAACTATCAGATTGACGATGACCACTTGGTTTTTTGAGCGACGCGAAGCGGCTGCGAAACATAAGCACCTGGTTACTCCAAAAGTTGTGCAGAAATTGGTATCTAGGTTAGGGGCCGCAATGTTGTTGAATGTGTATCAAGTTGATCGAAGCGAGTTTGAGGTGAAGAATGAAACAATGAAGTTTGTTGTTGACTTGGAGAAGCGGCATTGCACATGTAATGTTTTCGACATTGACAAGATCCCCTGCATCCATGCCATCGCTGCTGCTAAGCATATCAAGAGAGATGAAAACCTTTTTGTTGATGCTTCTCACTTGACAGAAACGTGGGCTAAAGCTTATGCTGAAAGCATACATCCTGGTGGAGAGTTGTCAACGTCCACCTATCCAGAGAATATTGATGAACTGTCTTGCCCACCTCCagctaccaaaaagaaaagtggACGCCCTcctacaaagagaaagagatccgtTGGCGAGTTTGGGGTTCCTGGATCTAAATCTCAGTCCCACAAGTGCAGCAGATGTGGCACAGGAGGGCACAACAAGAGCACATGCGAGAGGCCTATAGGATGa
- the LOC125587176 gene encoding uncharacterized protein LOC125587176: protein MTFVYGDPVLERREQVWERLTRFSTTRNGPWFMIGDFNEITDHSEKEGGRKRSDSSFLPFKQMLSHCGMLEFPFTGNKLSWVGKRSKGVTVRCRLDRAVGNEDWHEKFPHTATKYLRLWGSDHRPILADILTKPVRKKKKFKFDKRWLDNEELRNVILEGWKSEDLPPDANIMEHIASCRKALSQWRRQNNVNSAKQVEELKEKVEGLYLDDEATTEEISEALKELSAALKAEEMFWRQKSRVLWLREGDRNSKCFHALVKQRRARNRITQLLDENGNIVEDEEGLVAIATSYFRQIFESSDPEDIAEALSEVPTTITGSINADLTAPVTEWEVKLALFAMHPEKAPGPDGMTALFYQKFWDIVKDDLTRMVNQFLFDGTMAHGLNDTNICLIPKTTKPNEMTKFRPISLCNVSYKIISKVLCQRLKKVLPQRISETQSAFVAGRQITDNIMIAQEMFHALRTKPGGRVKRMAIKTDMSKAYDRMEWSFIEAVIRKMGFSEMWIDWIMRCITSVKVPANVRHQIKDTLGIQNEGGMGSYLGIPEDISGSKCKLFAFLKEKLLHRVNGWTGRWLSKGGKEVLIKSILLALPTYVISSFLLPLEICENLASAIAQFWWSSNPPKRGVHWAKWEKMCAPREEGGIGFRMIHEFNLALLAKQLWRLVQFPDSLVARVLRGRYYRLSSPLRMCTVDTPSYDDPWIPTMPARPASARAPAVNPKMLVSSLINSVTKEWDTRLLEQYVAQEDIPMIQSLAISPTHRRDTFCWSYTKTGKYIVKSGYWVATNLMKDEEELEVLQPSIIKLQAFAWKVNVPQKICHLIWQLISGQIAVTRNLVRRNMRCDNYCPRCGAPDETVTHAIFECPPALQVWELSQTPSSSGIFPVSSIYANMDFLFWRKNDILEPEEDRDPYPWIIWFIWKARNDKLFRGINRDPLELVRYAESECQAWYNARDSVPVLPNVQTIEEPQVLSLGWVWKDAIDKIQLMGSRNLRRRETSLHSELEALKWAMESMIQHSTCQEFGTDCKDLIAMMEQPQDWPNFSTELKNIQTLRLCFSDFKITYIPRTQNEIADALARNARSFHRSLCFIGCSIPAWLPRPPQV, encoded by the exons atgacgtttgtttatggAGACCCTGTTTTAGAACGTAGGGAACAAGTatgggaacgtcttacgcgtttctcaacGACACGAAATGGACCTTGGTTCATGATAGGTGATTTTAACGAAATAACGGATCACAGCGAGAAAGAGGGAGGGAGAAAGCGATCTGATAGCTCTTTCTTACCTTTCAAGCAGATGTTAAGCCACTGTGGAATGCTGGAATTTCCATTTACTGGGAATAAGCTTTCATGGGTGGGGAAAAGATCAAAAGGAGTAACTGTTAGATGCAGATTGGATAGAGCAGTGGGTAATGAGGATTGGCATGAAAAGTTCCCTCACACCGCGACGAAGTACCTTAGGCTGTGGGGATCGGATCATCGTCCGATCCTTGCGGATATTCTCACAAAGCCAgtcaggaaaaagaaaaaatttaaatttgataagcGGTGGCTGGATAATGAGGAACTAAGGAATGTCATTTTGGAAGGTTGGAAGTCAGAGGATTTGCCTCCAGATGCGAATATAATGGAGCATATTGCTAGCTGTAGGAAAGCACTGAGTCAATGGAGGAGGCAAAACAATGTGAATTCGGCAAAGCAAGTCGAGGAGCTAAAGGAGAAGGTGGAGGGACTGTATTTGGATGATGAAGCTACTACAGAGGAAATATCTGAAGCTCTGAAGGAACTATCTGCTGCTCTTAAGGCAGAAGAGATGTTTTGGAGACAGAAAAGTAGGGTTCTTTGGTTAAGGGAGGGCGATCGGAATTCAAAATGTTTTCATGCGTTGGTGAAGCAAAGAAGAGCAAGGAATAGGATAACGCAACTCCTGGATGAGAATGGAAATATAGTGGAGGATGAGGAGGGGctagtagccattgctactagttaTTTTAGGCAAATATTTGAATCCTCTGACCCAGAGGATATAGCTGAGGCACTATCAGAGGTTCCAACAACGATCACAGGATCAATAAATGCAGACCTTACAGCCCCTGTAACTGAATGGGAGGTAAAATTAGCATTATTCGCTATGCATCCGGAAAAAGCCCCAGGACCAGATGGAATGACAGCTCTCTTTTATCAAAAGTTCTGGGATATTGTCAAAGATGACTTAACTCGTATGGTTAATCAATTCCTTTTTGACGGAACAATGGCACATGGCCTTAATGATACGAATATTTGTTTAATCCCTAAGACGACAAAGCCGAATGAGATGACAAAATTTAGACCTATTAGTCTATGTAATGTCAGCTACAAGATAAtatctaaggtcttatgccaaaGATTGAAGAAGGTTCTCCCACAGAGAATATCAGAGacccagtcagcctttgttgcgGGTAGACAGATCACGGATAATATCATGATAGCTCAGGAGATGTTCCATGCTTTGAGAACTAAGCCGGGAGGAAGGGTTAAACGGATGGCTATAAAGACtgatatgagtaaagcatatgataggatggaaTGGTCATTCATTGAAGCAGTCATCCGAAAGATGGGCTTTTCCGAGATGTGGATTGACTGGATTATGCGTTGCATTACTTCGGTCAA GGTCCCAGCGAATGTTAGACATCAGATAAAGGACACTCTTGGTATACAAAATGAAGGTGGGATGGGCTCATATCTAGGAATCCCAGAGGATATTAGTGGTTCAAAGTGCAAATTATTTGCCTTCCTCAAGGAGAAGCTCCTACATAGAGTGAATGGCTGGACTGGTAGATGGTTATCTAAGGGTGGGAAGGAGGTTTTGATTAAATCGATATTACTAGCTCTCCCGACCTATGTCATATCCAGTTTCCTACTTCCTTTGGAGATATGTGAGAACCTAGCAAGTGCCATTGCACAGTTCTGGTGGAGCTCGAATCCTCCGAAAAGAGGAGTTCACTGGGCAAAATGGGAAAAGATGTGTGCGCCTAGAGAAGAGGGAGGAATTGGTTTCCGTATGATCCATGAATTTAATCTAGCTCTTCTAGCTAAGCAGCTATGGCGGCTTGTGCAATTTCCGGATTCACTAGTAGCGAGAGTTCTCCGAGGAAGATATTACCGTCTCAGTTCGCCGTTGCGAATGTGCACTGTAGATACTCCATCTTAT GACGATCCTTGGATCCCTACGATGCCAGCTAGGCCGGCGAGTGCCCGAGCTCCAGCAGTGAATCCTAAGATGCTTGTAAGCAGCCTTATTAATTCTGTCACCAAAGAGTGGGACACTCGATTACTGGAGCAATATGTAGCTCAAGAAGACATCCCGATGATTCAGAGTTTGGCCATTAGTCCTACTCATCGACGTGATACATTTTGCTGGAGTTACACAAAGACTGGAAAATATATTGTCAAATCGGGATATTGGGTTGCGACAAACTTGATGAAAGATGAAGAGGAGTTAGAAGTTCTACAGCCGAGCATCATAAAACTTCAAGCCTTCGCTTGGAAGGTGAACGTGCCACAAAAGATCtgccatcttatatggcaactaATATCTGGACAGATAGCCGTAACAAGAAATCTGGTACGACGCAACATGAGATGTGATAAttactgcccaagatgtggagcgCCAGACGAGACCGTTACTCATGCTATCTTTGAGTGTCCACCGGCCTTACAAGTATGGGAGTTATCACAAACACCATCGAGCTCTGGAATCTTTCCTGTATCGAGTATTTACGCTAATATGGACTTCCTTttttggaggaagaatgataTTCTGGAACCAGAAGAGGACAGAGACccttatccttggataatttggtttatctggaaagctaggaatgaTAAGTTGTTTAGAGGCATAAACAGAGATCCATTGGAGCTAGTCAggtatgcagagagtgagtgcCAAGCTTGGTACAATGCAAGAGACTCGGTGCCGGTTCTGCCAAATGTACAGACTATTGAAGAACcacaagtcttaagcttgg GATGGGTCTGGAAGGATGCAATCGATAAGATACAACTCATGGGGTCAAGGAACTTACGGAGGAGGGAGACATCGTTACACTCGGAACTGGAAGCTTTAAagtgggcaatggagagcatgATACAACACTCGACTTGTCAAGAGTTTGGGACGGACTGCAAGGATCTGATAGCAATGATGGAACAACCACAAGATTGGCCCAACTTCTCAACTGAGCTGAAAAACATTCAAACTCTCCGGTTGTGTTTTTCAGACTTCAAAATTACCTATATTCCGAGGACGCAGAATGAGATTGCGGATGCGCTTGCTAGAAATGCACGTTCTTTTCATAGATcattatgttttattggttgttctattccggccTGGcttcccagaccacctcaagtttga